A genomic stretch from Falco naumanni isolate bFalNau1 chromosome 8, bFalNau1.pat, whole genome shotgun sequence includes:
- the LOC121092665 gene encoding glycerol-3-phosphate dehydrogenase [NAD(+)], cytoplasmic-like: MSPLRVCIVGSGNWGSAIARIIGKNVQKSNRFDPTVKMWVFEEIIDGRKLSEIINQEHENVKYLPGYKIPKNVVAVPDVAEATNGADVLVFVLPHQFIGRICEQIAGQIKPGTFGISLIKGIDEGPDGLKLISDLIREKLKIEISVLMGANIAKEVADEKFCETTIGCKNEKQGEIFKELMQTPNFRITVVLDSDTVEICGALKNIVAVGAGFCDGLDFGDNTKAAVIRLGLMEMVAFAKMFCRGPVSIATFLESCGVADLITTCYGGRNRKVAEAFARTGKSIEELENEMLNGQKLQGPQTSAEVYKILKQKNMLDKFPLFTTIYKICYEGQSIQDFIACLQNHPEHI; the protein is encoded by the exons ATGTCGCCGCTCCGCGTCTGCATCGTCGGCTCGGGGAACTG ggGATCAGCCATAGCAAGAATCATCGGCAAAAATGTCCAGAAGTCCAACAGATTCGATCCTACTGTCAAGATGTGGGTATTTGAAGAGATCATCGATGGAAGAAAACTCTCAGAAATAATCAACCAGGaacatgaaaatgttaaataccTACCTGGATACAAGATACCCAAAAATGTG GTGGCTGTACCAGACGTGGCTGAAGCAACAAATGGGGCAGATGTCCTAGTGTTTGTTCTGCCACATCAATTCATTGGACGAATCTGCGAGCAGATTGCAGGCCAGATAAAACCCGGGACATTTGGGATTTCCCTGATCAAG GGGATCGATGAGGGTCCCGATGGCCTGAAGCTCATATCTGACCTCATCCgggagaaactgaaaatagaaatcAGTGTGCTTATGGGGGCCAACATAGCCAAAGAAGTGGCTGATGAGAAGTTCTGTGAAACCACCATTG ggtgcaaaaatgaaaaacaagggGAAATCTTTAAAGAATTAATGCAGACCCCCAATTTCAGGATTACCGTGGTGCTTGACTCTGATACAGTGGAGATCTGTGGAGCCTTAAAA AACATCGTAGCAGTGGGAGCTGGCTTTTGCGATGGACTGGATTTCGGCGATAATACAAAGGCAGCAGTCATACGCTTGGGCCTTATGGAAATGGTGGCCTTTGCCAAGATGTTCTGCAGGGGACCGGTATCAATAGCCacttttctggaaagctgtgGTGTTGCTGATCTAATCACTACCTGCTATGGGGGACGCAACAGAAAAGTAGCAGAAGCCTTTGCTCGCACAGGAAAG TCCATTGAGGAgctggaaaatgaaatgctgaatgGACAAAAGCTGCAAGGTCCTCAGACCTCAGCTGAAGTCTACAagattctgaaacagaaaaatatgcttGATAA GTTTCCGTTATTTACAACCATCTACAAGATCTGCTATGAGGGTCAGTCAATCCAGGATTTCATCGCGTGCTTACAGAACCACCCAGAGCACATTTAG